aaaaaaacaaaaaaagtgaACATAGAAGTCGCGTGTTATGTCAGACTATAACGGCGTTGAAAATTTTGACGGAGACAGCCTGGGCGGAGTCCTGTACAAACGCCGCCACTGCTCCGAACTCCTCCAGTGCTCTCTTGTCCGCCTCGATCCTAAGCAGCGCCGGTATGAACCACCTCAGCCCGGTGGCAATCACGAACCCGCTAGTGACTGCCCCCGACAGCAGTCTCGGTGGCTGCCACCTCCTCGCGACCACTTTTTTCGCCATAAGCTCTGCCACCAGGCACATGCCGTGGAAGAGGAAGAACCCGGTAATGTCCCACGTTGGGCCTGCACGTTGTGCAGATTCCTGCTGGTAGAAGAACAGCACCTCGTGCATCAGTCCCGAAACTAGGAAGGTCGCCAACACCGCTGGCAGTGGGGCCCACTGCTGACCGATGATTTGCTCCAGGGCCTTGCGGACTGGCTCATAAACTGATGGACGCAGGATGCTGGTGACCATGAGGTTCCATCGTCGGCCCCAAAAGTCCTACATTTAGGCCTGATGCAGATGTCATTCTAGAGGGACACATTGCCCTTTTAGCACCGATTGATTATTGGTTAAGATTCTGTGGAATTAATTATCAGCAAATTTATATGTAACATAACATCCCCAGTAATTTGGACATGTCGATTCGGTTCAGATCATGCTGGTTTGGTAAATCAAGATGGCTGTTAAATATTGAAAGCTCACATACCTGGAGCGAAGTCGAGAGGTACGGTTCATTGAACTGTGGCTCTAGCTCTATCCCGAGTGTGGCTTGAACCACAGCTGCCAAGCTGGCTTGAGTGATCTCCAGGGAGAAGTAAATGTGGATGCAGTACAATAAATAGATGATGGTTGGGTGGATTCTGTCACTATAGTAGTAGACACGGATCATCGCAACTAAAACCACCACCTTCAAGGCGTAATTCAGGGACGATCTATGGCCCTTCTGATGCTTCATCTCCCCTGTGCCCTTGTCCTTGCAACCATTTTGGGACTGCTTTTGCTGGACCTTGATGGGCAAGCAGGCCACGGTGATGAAATGCGGAAGGGAGCCCAAAGAGTCCTCCGTCGCTAAAGGGCCCTTCCCAAATGCGAAGAGCAGTAGCTTGAAGTTCGCAAGCCAAGCGACAAAGAAGCCCGTCATGCCGCTGAGGTTGACCGAATCGATGCTGAGtggaaggaggaagaagagacgCACAATCGGGAGGACCAAGAGGAGTCTTGCTATCCCTTTCGGGACAAACTTTCCAATTGTGTAGCAATAGCCCAGCGATGCTACGACTGATGCCCATACCTTGAAGAAATTGTATATCACGCCCTCCATTCTGCTTCGCTCTTGACCAACGCAGTTCGAACTTTATGCTTAATGAACAGATATATAAGTGAACAGAAAGTTGAGACAAAATTGGACTTTATCTACTCCTGTGTTgaatctgtatatatatatatatataggtgatTGATTGGATGAGTCATTATTATATAGTTTAAGTTCGCTAACAATTGAATTTATAAACATGAAGTTCAAATGGGTCGTCCATACTATATTCTAATACTGTCTCCTCTGATCTGTGTTGGACTAAAATATTTCAGTGCATAGGTGAGTTTGAATTCTGCGTCTGGGAAAGAACTCGTACGTTGTACCTCTGCATCGTGTTTGAAAAGATCTTCGTGCCTCGTAAATTGCAATGTGACTGGCCGGAAGGACTATCCTAACAAAGGGTCGGGATGTGCTTTGCAGCTCCGACTAAGAATCAGGTAAAACAGAACAACTCTCAGTGGCAAAGGACCCGAAAAAAATTCAGCATCTGTCATGCCAATCTGTTTTCTCATTCCCCATAATGTTCACATGAAGGTCCCAAACACGATAGAAGATAACAATATTTCACTGTTTGATGGAACATATCAATATCGAGTCGAATGGCAAGCTAGCATGTAGAATGTTATAAGACTTGGAAGGGTGAccctttctcttcctttccctctGTATGCCTCTGATTCGTCCATCCTGATTCGTCCAATATCGAAGAAACTGGACATCACACCCTCCATGCTGATTCGTCCAATATGGAGACGAATCAAACTTTATGCTTAAGATTGAACTAACAGATCTATATATGGGATAAGCCGGAAGGAGAAAGTCAGATGAATAAATGAAGTAGAAAGGTGTTGACTCAAAAGGGATTTAAATCTGAATGTAATGGAGATAATTGGTTAAAGGCTTATTAACATTTAGAGTGCGTttagtttcagagttaaagaaactttgattttgattttgatattgattgtggaaaatgacaaatgagatggtactataaatttgacttggaaaacgtgtatttttgttgtgtagtgggtagagttaaaatcaaaattatgattctaaaatcaatagaaattttaaaggtgaaatttaaattgatcGTCGATTTATAGTCTATTGCATCGGATGATTTGAATAGgaataaaaaaagttattattttgtgtcacaaaaaaaaatatcattaataaaaaagagagtataGCGTAGCAGCATATGCCCTTACTTGTTGAACTAAAGGTCGCAGGTTTGATACATAGTTGGACTACTTgtgtccctttattaattatttaggatttatcttttattgtaCTAGACATTGAACCTCCTTTATAACAGAAAAAATACATGATTATTTTAAGTTTTCCGTAATAATGGAGATAATTGGTTGGAGGCTTATTAAAACATTTAAGTTAGTCAGCTATAGAAGTTTTTAAAGGTGAAATTTAAATTGGTCGTCGATATTATATTCTATTGTATCGTGTGATTTGAATGGGAATAAAATACTGTGTcacacggaaaaaaaaaacatcattGTTTCAAATTTTCGCAATAATAGATGCACATGGACACATTACAAGAATATAAAATGAACCGAAATAAAAGGATATATAAGTTCAATGGTGAGAATCAAACCTAAAATGTATTGATTCCAAGTCGGTTCTTTGTACCATTATATTAAGActcattatttattattagtaaTCGAGAGGTTCTAGGTTCAATAGTTAGCGAGACTACTCGTGCCCATTTATAGTTATTAGAATTcttatttctttatattacACCAATAGCCTCCgctctaataaaaaaaaatatatatatatatatatatataacaagaaATTGAATGCATagggagaagagagaggaaagcaaaattcaataacataatctataaatatatatatatatatataaatcaggGCAACACAAAGCAAGATGTCACATAGTACAAGTTTAGGCTATAGTTAAGTGGCTTTTGagtaaaaatatgaaaattcgATAAATAGCATAAAATTATGGTGTCACATCATTcgtgaaatttcaaaaatccccTAATTTGTGGAAGTTGAAAAGTCACTTACCCATGCAATTCCTGAAAGCCCTTATTTCATTAGGAAGTTCCTATGTTCATAATTTacggaaataaaaaaatgtccaatttagaaaaatccaaaaatcctatatataataatgaacATATATCTCTCTAGTACATATAAGGGCTAATTTTCTCCATCCACACTTAAATGGCATCCATCATGTCCTCGGGGGAAAGAAGAATCTCCTCTCCATGGCAAATAATGTAGATTCAGGTAATTATACTTTATTTTAAGGAGAAGTAGCATCATAGCAAGCAGGAGGAGAAAGCCTAAGGAGGAGGAGCAAAAAGAACCAGGAGCAGCCAGGAGGAGGAGGTTGAGGAGGAAGATGTCGAGGAGGAGACtcaggaggaggagggcgaGGAGCCAGAGCTGAAAAGGACGAGGAGGTTAGGAGGGGAAGAGGCTGAAGGGAAAGCGAAGAAGAACGTTACTTCTCAATTCGtggtctctctcttttctctattTCTCTTTACCCCTACTGCTTTCGGTTCTCCTACTTTACAGCCTAACAACATATTGTGAAAACCTTGACagcatattctttttttaaaaggaaaaatagccTTATATAGCacagtttttaccttatttttacttcctagcacgtttttaaaagttgtcacgattTAGCACGAATCATCATTTTATTCCCAaatctagcacaccgttaaactccgtctGAAAACCGTTAAACACAgttagacggagtttaacggtATGCTAGATCCGcgaataaaattgtgatttgtGCTAAATCGtaataacttttaaaaacgtctTATGAAgtaaaaataaggtaaaaactaTGCTATATGAAactattttctcctttttttatttgaagatttaccacccagaaaaatctgaaaattggTATGGAGCTCtataataatatcaagaaCATGGGTTAAAAGTTTAAGCTATTTTTGAGATCGGacggttcacaaaaactatcaaaatcagaataCGGAAAAAatgggtaaatattttttatctgaagagTCACAACctagaaaaatctaaaaatctgtgtggagctttataataatatcaggaacattgggtaaaagtttcatctcgttttgagattggacgattcacaaaaactatcaaaatcggaaaaccgaaaagatagataaatatattttatctgaaaattcactatccagaaaaatatgaaaatctgtgatgagctttataataatgttaggaGCATGGAGAAAAAGTTTCATCTTGTTTTGAGATCGGacggttcacaaaaactatcaaaatcagagtaccgaaaagaatggtaattattttttatctgaaaattcactccccaaaaaaatttgaaactttgtacagagctttataataatatcaggaacgTGAgggtaaaattttcacttcgttttgagatcggacgATTCACAAAATCTATCTAACTCACAACACCGAAAAAAGaggttaatattttttatctgaagattcaccacccataaaaatctgaaaatttttgTGGAGATTTATAATAACATTAGGAACATGGggtaaaattttcatctcGTTTTGAGGTCGGgcgattcacaaaaactatcaaaatcgaAACATTGAAAAGAtgggtaaatatattttatttgaagattcactgcccagaaaaatctgaaaatctgtgaggagctttataataatgttagaaacatggaaaaaaatttccatcTCGTTTTGAGATTGGACGGTTCataaaaactatcaaaatcggAGTACCGAAAAgaaatgtaattattttttatttgaagattcaccacccagataaatttgaaattttgtgtggagctttataataatattagaaacatggggtaaaagtttcacctcATTTTGAGATCAGACGATTTACAAAAGCTATCTAAATCAcaacataaaaaaaaggtaaatattttttatttgaaaattcaccacccaaaaaaatctgaaaatttatgtggagctttataataatatcaggaacatGGGATAAAAATTTTACCTCATTTTGAGATCGTACGGTTCacaaaactatcaaaatcagaacaCCGAAAAGAgtagtaaatatttttttaagggaaaataGCCACATGTAGCacagtttttaccttattttcacttcatagcacgtttttaaaagttttaacaa
The sequence above is drawn from the Punica granatum isolate Tunisia-2019 chromosome 5, ASM765513v2, whole genome shotgun sequence genome and encodes:
- the LOC116208865 gene encoding acyl-CoA--sterol O-acyltransferase 1-like — encoded protein: MEGVIYNFFKVWASVVASLGYCYTIGKFVPKGIARLLLVLPIVRLFFLLPLSIDSVNLSGMTGFFVAWLANFKLLLFAFGKGPLATEDSLGSLPHFITVACLPIKVQQKQSQNGCKDKGTGEMKHQKGHRSSLNYALKVVVLVAMIRVYYYSDRIHPTIIYLLYCIHIYFSLEITQASLAAVVQATLGIELEPQFNEPYLSTSLQDFWGRRWNLMVTSILRPSVYEPVRKALEQIIGQQWAPLPAVLATFLVSGLMHEVLFFYQQESAQRAGPTWDITGFFLFHGMCLVAELMAKKVVARRWQPPRLLSGAVTSGFVIATGLRWFIPALLRIEADKRALEEFGAVAAFVQDSAQAVSVKIFNAVIV